The DNA region AATCTGACCTGGTCCAGACCATCATCTCCTGGAAGACAGATGAACCATCCACCTCCCAGGTATTCTGGGAAGAGGGGATAACCGACAAGAAAGACCTCCCCAATTCCACCAATCAGGACAAGAACTATACCACCAATCATGTTGTGATAATCACTAATTTCAAACCGTCTTCGGTCTATAGATTCCGCATCCAGAGCATCGACCGATCCGGCAATGTATCCGAAAGCAATGACTTCACCATCCTCATCCCCGAGAAGAAGAAATCCGTTATCCAGATCATCATCACCAACTTCGAGAGCACCTTCGGATGGGTGAAGAACATAGGGATGTAGGGTTGATAGTCGAAAGTCTCTAAAGTCAAAAGTCCATAAAGCGGGAATGCAAGAAGCCGGAGGAAAGTCTATAAAGTAAAAAGTCTATAAAGTCGGAGGAAGAAAGCGAACGGTTCATCGGGAGACGAGCTTTAAAAATACAAGCAACAGGCGTAATGCGGAAAACAAGATGCCAAGTTTATATCTCGGTTAGTGTTTTTGTGTGAATCAAGGTATAATAAAGTATGAAATTATATAATAAAGCGGATAAATTTGTCGAAAGAGCATTCGGAAAAAATGGAATGAAGCATTTCAGAAGAACGGTATTCTGGGTAAAGAAGCTGCATCCCGAAGCGGATGAAGCGATGCTGATAGCTGCGATCTCTCATGATTTAGAGAGAGCATTTCGAAAGGATGGCGCCGGAAACCCAAGAGACAGCGAGAAAGGGTTTTTGGATGGCGAACATCTCAAAATCCATCAGAAAGAGGGTGCCAAGATCATCTTCGATTTTCTTGTTGAAGAGGGCGCCGACAGCGCTCTTGCAAACAGAGTCAGGGAGCTTGTTGAAGCACATGAAGTCGGAGGCGACAAGGAACAGAACATCCTGAAAGATGCCGATTCGATCAGTTTTTTTGAAAATAATGCCGGACATTTTATCGAAAAAAAGGCGCGTGAATTGGGAAAAGAAAAAGTGAAGGAAAAATTCGACTGGATGTTCGACAGGATCACTTCAAAAAAAGCAAAAGAGATATCCGAACGCTGGTACGAGAGAGCCATAAAAGAACTTGGCTATTAATCCATAATTCAAGAGATCCATGGAATCATTTGAAGTAGTTATCATAGGTGCAGGGCCGGCGGGATTGTCTGCGGCAAAGAAACTTGCCGAAGCGGGAAAAAAAGTTCTGCTTCTTGAAAAAAATAGCGTGATCGGTCCGAAGGTTTGCGCCGGGGGATTTCCCAGTTCGGTGATCGGCGAGTTCGGTCTTCCGAAAGAATTGTGGGATCTGGAGACTTATGAGATGACCTTTCATACTCCGCTCCAGGAAAAAACATTCAAACTCGGAGGACCTTTTTATACTGTCGATAGGGCAAGGCTGGGAGCCTGGCAGCTCGAAAAGCTAAAAGGCACTTCGGTTCAAGTTAGGACCGATGCGAAGGTTACAAAGGTTGAGAAAGACCATGTCATGATCAACGGTTCCGAGAAGATCCCGTATGAGCACCTTATAGGCGCCGATGGGGCGAATTCGGTTGTCAGAAAATATCTTGGGATCAAGACGGAGAATTTCAGCGTTGCGATGCAGTACATCATTCCGTCCGATGAATATAAAAAGGTGGAAATATATTTCGATCAGAGGCTGATCAGCCTCGGATATGTCTGGATCTTTCCGCACAAGGGCTATGTCTCGATCGGCTGCGGAACGGAACCGCGATATTATTCAACCAAAAAGGTCGCGGCGGGTTTTGAAAAGTGGATAAAACAGAACAACATCGACACGTCGAAAGCGAAATTCGAGGCATTCACGATCAACTACGATTACAGGGGGCACAAGTTCGGGAATATTTATCTTGCGGGGGATGCCGCAGGACTTGCCGCAGGTCTGACCGGCGGTGGGGTCTATCAGGCGCTTGTTTCCGGCGAGGAAGTTTCCAGATCTATCTGTGAAAAGGATTATGTTTCGCAAAGGATGCCCGGAGTGCTGAAATTGAACAAAAAACAGAATGATGCATTGCGTTTTCTGGAAATAACCAGGCCGATCCTGGGCCTGGAGATGGAACTTTTTATGCTTATAATAAGAAACAAGTGGCTTGGGGAAAAGTTTATAAATAAAATAATGTAATTAATTCACCGCAATGGGAGTATTTTTTGCTTTCATCGCACTTTTCAGCTGGGGAATAGGCGATTTTCTGATCCAGAGAAGCACCAGGGCTTTTGGAAATTACGTAGCCATATTCTATATCACCGCATTCGGTTCCGTCGTGTTTTTTCCGTTCGCTTACCGGAGTATTCCGTCATTGTTGTCATTCGGTTCCGATTTTATGTTGCTCATGTTCACAAGCGTAGTGATCTTGTTCGCTTCGCTTTTGGATCTCCAGGCATTAAAGATGGGAAAGATATCCGTGGTAGAACCGATATTCGCTTTGGAGATTCCCGTAACCGCGCTTCTTGCATCATTCGTGATCGGGGAATCGATATCTGTTCTGCAGGCTTCACTGATCATAATTATATTGTTCGGTATAATCCTGGTTTCCACAAAACGTTCCGATGATCTGAAGATCAGGATCGAGAAGGGAGTTATGTATGCAATATTCGCCACTTTTCTGATGGGGTCTGTGGATTTTCTTTTTGGCGTCAGTTCGAGAGAAATGGATCCGTTCCTTGTCAATTGGTTCACAAGCGTATTACTTGCGTTTTTCACTTTGTTCTATCTCATCCTGAGGTCAAGGACGAACGAGCTTGTCCGGTGCTGGAAAACGGAGAAAAAACTTATTTTCGGCATCGGATTTTTCGATAATCTCGCGTGGATCTCGTATTCATACAGCATGCTCTATGTTCCGATCGCGATCGCGACCAGCATCAGTCAAAGCTATTTGGTGATAGTCGCTTCGCTTGGCATAATCTTGAATAAGGAGAAGCTGAAGCGCCATCAATATCTCGGCTTGGCGGTAACTATTTCGGGCGCCATAGTGCTTGCTTATATAACCGGGGAATAAATTCTTGGAGCCGTAATAATTTCGCACCTAAGCCGATTTGACGGTCAACTGCGCGGCTATTGACTTTTTTTAGTATTAGGTATATAATTGTCTTGTAAGTTTTTTGAAGAATTTTCTTTCCTTGTATGTATTCTATAAGTTAATCCCGAACAGATTCGGGAGAAAGTAAAATTCCGACAAAAAGTCAGTCGACTTGCAACTTAATCAGTACATATAAGGAAAAAAAACGATGCAGAAGAAACTATATGTTGGCGGTTTGGCCTACAGCACCACCGAGGATACGTTGAAAAATACGTTCGCCGAAGCTGGTACCGTAGAAACTGCTACCATCATTATAGACAAGATGTCCGGCAGATCTAAGGGTTTTGGTTTCGTAGAAATGTCTACGGAAGAAGAAGCTCAGAAAGCTATTGAAATGTTCAATGGCAAAGAATTAGACGGCAGAACATTGACCGTAAACGAAGCTCGCCCTATGGCCCCAAGGCCAGCAAGAGGCGGTTTCGGAGGCGGTAACCATGGCGGCCGAGGTTTCGGCGGTGGAAACAGATTCTAATATTACTTTAGGATCGTCTATAAAAACAAAGAACGGCTTATGCCGTTTTTTGTTGTATAGATATTTTTGCGGAAAATTATTTTACCGTCGAACTGATTATGGATTTTATGGTATTAACCGGAATGGAAAAGCTTATATTGCTCGAGCCGACGACCGTGGCGACATTCACTCCGATGACCTCGCCTTCCAGGGTCACAAGAGGGCCGCCGGAATTTCCGGGATTTATGGCCGCATCGGTCTGAATGACCCCTTTCAAGCTTTCGCTTCCTCCGCTTCCCGAAGCCTGGATATCCCTGTTGAGTCCGGAGATTATTCCCGTTGAAACGGAGTTGTTGTATTTCCCGAGGGCATTGCCTACCGCAAAAACGGTCTGGCCCAGCTTGAGCGTATCGGAATCGCCGAGAGCCACATGCGGATATTTTACGCCATCAACCTTCACGATCGCGAGGTCGATCTCGTCGTCGATGTAGGTGATCGCAGCCGCTTTCTGAGTTCCGTCCGAAAGAAGGACGGTATATTTGGCCTCGCTGTCGTTGACGACATGCCTGTTGGTCGCGATATAGCCGTCATCCGATATCAGGAATCCCGTACCTGCTCCGACCTTCTTTTCCTCGGTGCCTTTCTGGATATATCTTGGTACGCGCATATCAACATCGTTAAAGAACGGATCGTCGCCGAAAGGATTCACATAGACCACTTCAAGCTTCGGAACGTCTTTCGTGACGACTATGGAAACTACTGAGGGAGTTATTTCCGCGACAGCTTCCGTGAGCATTTCATCCTGGGATTTTTGTTTTGCGATCTCCTGTTTGACGGTTTCAAGCGATTTGTCCTGCAGTCCCGCATATGCCTTCAGAAGGCCGTCGACTTGCTGGCCGGATTCTTTAGATCTTTCCACGAGAGCGTCGAATTGTTCTTTTGAAATGCTGTTTTGGCCGGTTCCCGGTGCGGAATTTTCAAGCGCCCTGAGCCTTTCGCTTATATTTTGGAGATTCCGGTTTTGCGTGTAGGCGTTATATGAAAAACTCGCCCATGCCGCCAAATTTATGGCTACGAGGGCCAGAACCAGAAATACGATCTTCTTATCTGTGATGATCATAAATAATTCTTACTGTTAAGCTTTTGGTAATATTATAAAAAAATAGAGAGGTTGCGTCAATTCAGCAGTTTATAGTTAATACAAAACGCATTAATAAAAATTTCATCGTCGCTTGATTATTTATCGGATACGGAATAAAGTGTATAAAAAGGAGGTGTTTCGATGAGAGAAACAAGAAAAGAAAGGCAGGAGATCTCTGGCGGGGAAGCTGATGCAATGGCCATTGTTCTTGACAGGATGATGAAGGAGGATAAATTCGTTCCGGATTTCATCACTGGAATATCAAGAGGGGCATATCATCTGGTGGCCAAGATCAACAGCATGACATCGAAATGGGCTAAGATCGGGTATTTCAACATTGGCGACGATAAGGCCGATCCGAATAAGAAAGTCATAAAAAGCTCATCTTTCGATCATGATGAAACTTTAAGCGGCATCAGGATCCTGGTTTGCGAGGATGACCTTCGAAGCGGGCTGAGCTTCATTGCCGTAAGGGAATATCTTGAAAAAAAAGGAGCGGAGGTCCGTACTATGAGTTTTTTCAGCCATCCATTCTCCAAAGCGGCGCCTGACTATATTTTCAAAAAGAACATAGAATATGAGGTCTGGTTCCCGTGGGATAATTTAAAACAATTGGCAAAATCCAAGTCTCCATAGGAGACTTTTTTTGTTCGGTATTTCGTAATGGCATTTCCGCTATCGGCCAGAATAAAAAAATAGATAAATAAATTTATCTATGGTTTATTGCGATGCTGATCGCAGCGTGTTTCTCAATGCGAAGTCGATCGCGGCCGTGGCGTGGATCGTCGTCGTGTCGAACAGGGGAATTGCCCATCCCAGCTGCTCATCCAGCTCTTTTTGCGTTATGAGCAATGGAAGCTCCGTGCATCCCAGAATTATTCCTTCGGCGCCTTCATTGCCCAGCCTTCCTATCAGGTTGTTGATCGTTATGCGGTAGTTCCGGTCGAATTTTCCCTGGCACAATTCTTTGAATATGACCCTGTCGATAAATGCTCTTTCGAAGACTGACGGTATCATAACCTCGATCCCGTGGTTCTTTGCCAGCCTTCCCTTATAAAAATATTCTTCCATCGTTACCCTGGTCCCCAGGAGCGCGACCTTTTTCATTTTTTTCTTTTTGATCTCTTCCGCAAGAGCATCCGCGATGTGTATGAGAGGGATGGAGATCGAACTTTGAACTTCGTCAGCCACTTTGTGCATGGTGTTCGTCGCTATGACTATGCATTCCGCTCCGGCCATTTCGAGCTTTTGGGCTATTCTTGTCATTATTGACGCAAGATCTTCCCATCTGTTCTGCTGTTGCAGGGCCGCGATCTCGGCAAAATTGACATACTCCACAATTATTTTTGCAGAGCTTAATCCGCCAAGCTTTTGTTTCACGAGTTCATTCATGATGCGGGTGTATTCATTTGTCGATTCCCAGCTCATTCCGCCTATTATGCCTATTGTTTTCAATGTGCCTATATTTGTTTTCATAAAGCCTCCTTTATGGATGACTCATTATAAAAAATAGGTATGATTTGTCAATTCAACAGGAAAAATGCGAATCATGATCAGTTGGAAGAGGAAATATCAGGCAAGAAAAAATGACATCTTTGATGTCATTGTTTTTAGCGCAGAAGCCCTCCGATAAAAAATCCCGGACTAAGATCCAGGCGTCCATTGTCCAGTATGTCGAACATGACCGCTCCGGACATATTGAATCCTGCAAAATCCGTACAGCCGCTTGAGCTCGCCGACGTACAGTTAATGCCTGAAATACTGTCCTGTCTGAACAGCTCCTTCATTCCTCCGGCGACTATTACCGCTGCTCTATTGGTGAGTTCGGATGTAAAACCGTCCTTTTCCAATCTTTTTCTGACCTCATCGAGGAGCAGGATATTTTCTTCTATTGTTCCGGGAAGGATCGACACTATGGCCGCAGCCGCGTAGTTTGAAGTATCTTCTTCCCATCCTTTTCGGACCATTGTTTCGAAAGTTTCGTTGAATCTGTCGCCCCGTTCGCTTACGGATCCGCGGGCATTCATCAGTATCATCGCTGTGATCCCGGATTCAACGCTGTCGGTTCTGCCTTTACTTATTATATTTTTTTCCAAAGCATCGACCTGGCTTGCGATTTCGGTTTCCTGGCCTTCCATTTGGGCCATGTTTGCCGATATGAAACAGGTTGCCGCGCTGCCGATCTGCCACCCTTTCTTGAAAAACTCTTCGCGCATTCTGTTGAAGCGCTGATATTTTTCAATAGGAGAGTTCTCGCGGATCTTCATGATCAGAGCGGCTTCGGACCAAGTGGAGTATGATTTCGAATGTCCGTCATCGACCATGAGCGTGAGTATTTCTCCGAGTTCGTCCCTGAGCTTGTCTATGTCTCCTTCCTGAACTGCCACCAGGGATGCGATCCTGAGTCTTTGATAGCTGGTCCAGCCTTTATTATACAGATAGTCGTTGATAACTCCGGCTCTTCGGTATATATTTTCTTCGTCGTCGGGTAGCGCACTAAGAGAGATCGCAAAATGAATCACTTTGCGGGTGTTATTAAAACCTTCCTTGATCAATAGTTCATGCATGGATCTGAATCTTTTGTATCTCGCATCGATCTCTTGGTTGATCTTTTCCAATTCCTGTTCGAATGATTCAAAAAGAACATTTTCGAGCCTGGATGATCCGACGCGCAGCTGCTTCAGCCGTTCTTTTCCTTTATCCAAAAGCATGGCATATCCGCCCGAAGTTTTTGAATATCCGGCTGTTTCGGCTTTGATCTTTTCGAGCCGTTCTTTTTCCGTCCCGATCTTTTCGGTTTCACTTGCAAGGGCTGCAAGCTTTGGTTTTTCGCTTCTGAGCGATGCTTCTTCCTCGGAGAGCTTTTGCTTCGACGTGGTCATTTTGTGCCATTTTGAAGTGAGCTTCCTTTCAAGATCATTTATTACTTTCTCACTTTCCTTTTTCCGGATCATTTTTCGATTAAAACTTTCCAGAATGCCCGGGAGTTTCTTTGCCTCATCCTGCATGGCCATATATTCATAAAAACTGACGGTTTTCACGAGGCCGTGGCTTTCAAGGAAGGTTGACTCGATATCGTCCAATTCGAAGAATGCCTTTTTCTCCAAATTATCCAGAATGGATAGAATATTTGTTGAATACATATTTCTGCACCTCTTTTTTTAAAGATCATTTCCTTTTGTAGGGAAACGATAAATAGTATCATAAATCAACTTAATTGTCAATTCCCATAAGTCATTAATTTTGGTAAAATAATATCATTAACCGGTGAAATTATCTATGATAACTGTATATGTTGTAAGGCACGGAGAAGCTGAGGGTAATGCGAAAAAGAAGCTGATGGGCCAATCAGATCCGTCTTTGACTGCAATCGGCAAGAAAGATGCTTATATGCTGGGCGAAAGATTAAGATCCGTGAAATTCGATAAGGTCTATACAAGCGATTTGGAAAGGGCTTGGGCGACAACGGACATTATTGCTAAAATTCTGAATTTATCCTTAGAACCCATCAAAACGGAGAAACTTCGCGAGATTGATACCGGAGACTGTTGCGGGATGGATCTCGAATGCTTTTTCAGGGAATATCCGGAATCGAAGAATAGTGCGGATTTTTGTTTCCCGAAAGGCGAGAGCTATAGGGAATTCTTCTGCCGCATAGCGAATTTCCTGAAGTCGCTCGCAAAAGATTATGACGATGAAATTATTCTCATTGTGGCTCATGAAGGCGTTATAAAAGCGATCGAATATTATTTTGGATATCTTGAATTTCGCAATCATCAGAAGACAAAGATATCCCATGAATATGTCAGAAAATTTGTTGTTGATGGAGGAAATCCGGCGGAATAGCGGTTAATAAATATTATTGATTATGAAAATCAAAATAAAAAATATTTTTGGAGAAAATCTGGATGTGCTGATCGAAGGAAATAAGAATTCCGAGAGGGTTTTGATATTTATTCATGGATTTGGATCGGATAAGAACGAAGGATTTGCGTCGTTCTTGGATCTTTCCGGATATTTCAAAGATGACTTTCTGACAATAAGATTCGATCTGTCGGGCTATGGCAAAAGCGAGGGTGAAGAATATGAATTTCAATTTCACAAAGCGGCGGGGGACGTGGATTCAGTGATAAGGTATGCTCGAAAGAAATATAGAGGAAAAGAGCTGAATATCATAGCTCATTCTCTTGGGGCTTTTGTCGTCTGCATACTGTCGCCATATATGATCAGAAGGACGATCTTTACGTCGATACCTAATTCCAATTCGAAATTCATCATAAGGGAGCTCCAAAAAAGGATCAAGGCAAAAGGAGGGAAGATAAATGAGAACGGTCTTTCTGTTTATCCAAGGACTAGCGGAGTTGTCCAGCTGATCGGAAAAGATTTCTGGAAAACATTAAGATCTTTCGATCCGGTAGAATCCATAAAAGAACTCAGCGAGAAGACGGAACTTGCGATCTTCAAACCGAAACAAGACGAAGTTCTTAGAGATAAATATTTTAATGAATATAAGACGATCAAGAATATGAAATATGTTGAGATCGACGGCGATCACAATTTTACAAAAAAAGAAGACAGGTTGAACCTGTTTGAGAATATAAGTAAATTTTTATTATAAAAGACAGTGGCATGAAAATACTGGCGATTTCAGGAAGTCCGAGAAAAAAGAATGTATATGGCATGATCAAGACCGTTTGTGAAGCGGCTGGCGGTGATTTTGAGATTTTAAATATAGCGGATCAAAGTATTCATCATTGCAATGATTGCCGAAATTGCCATAAGACCTATAAATGCGCCATCAACGATGATATGCAGGACATTCATAAAAAGATAGCCGATGCGGATTGTATTGTCCTTGGAAGTCCGACTTATTTTGATAATGTTTCAGGACCGATGAAAAACTTTATGGACAGGTGTCTCCCGTTTTATTTTTCGCGGGGGCTTGAAGGGAAAAAGGCTATCTTGTTGACGAGCGGAAATTTTGAAGATCAACTGGAATTCGATGAAAATGGAAAATGCAAATGGCACAAGGAAGAAAAGGAATCGGTTGAAAGATGTCTAAGGTCTATGGAATATTTTTGCAAAATTATGGGAATAAGCATAGTTGGCAAAATTTATGCCCTACATGATGATTGGGAGATAAAAGAGAGCGAATTGATTTGCATGGGCAAGAGATTATTATAACAAAAAAGTATAATATATCAGGTGTGTATGTCAGTTGTTGTATTGTTTAAATTGTAAGATCATAATAAAATTACTTTGATACTTGGGAGTTTCAAAGTATCAAGCTTATAAAAATTCAGATTAAAATTATGAGTAGAGTTAATCCGCGCATTTTAGATTCCAAAGTCAAGATGAAATATTTAGATCTTCTTTGGACCTCTATAGCACAACTGGAGACAAAAGAAGAAGTTAAAAAATTCTTCAAGGATTTATTGAGCGAGAGTGAGGCAATAATGCTGGCGAGGCGTATTGAAATCGCCAAGCGACTGATAGATGGCCAGTCTTATGATGAAATAGCTGGTGATTTGAAAGTTGGAACAGATACAATAAGCAGGGTACAGCAATGGCTTATTTCGGGTTTTGGAGGATATGAAAAGGCGATTGATGGGTTTAATAAAGAGCTTGGCAACCGCATTGGTCGAATAAAAAATATTAACGAAGAAATACCTTACAGTTTCACATGGATAAAAAAGAAATACCCGCTTCATTTTCTTCTATTTAATTTGCTCTCTGGCGATTCTCATGCCAGCAAACGTGCTAAAAGATAAACTTCAATTTACTTTGATAATTGGGAGTTTCAAAGTAAGACTATATGGCTAAATAATAGGATAATAAACATAATATATTTAATTGGCGGTTCTCTTGGGAGCGGAAAAACCGTTCTTTCGAGGAAATCGAAAAAAAATTCAATATCGGTTATATTTCAACTGATAATCTAAGAACAGTCGTTGCGCCGTATTTTTCAAAGCAAGAAAGACTTGTTAATTTTCCGTTTGAAAGAATATTTGATCCGGCTGATATCGATGAATATTTTGAAAGGTATACAGGCAGGCAGATGTTGAGTGATGATATCAAGGAAGCAAGAACGATCTGGCCTGGTGTGAGAAACTTGATTGACTATCTTCTGAGGTGCAAAATGGATTATATTATCGAAGGCGTGCACTTGCTTCCATCTCTGGCTAAGCGATATAAAGAAAATAAAAATATAAAGATTATATTTTTGAGTAAGTTTAATGAAAATAAAATTTATAAAGGCTTGTTAAATAATAAGAATAACAATGACTGGATTACGGATAATTTGAAAAACAAAAATATCATTTCAGCGGCCGCTAAGTCGCTTTGCGTTTATGGAGCATATTTTAAAAGAGAAACGAAGAAAAATGGTTTAATGCTTATAAATAGGGAAGATGATTTTAATAACAGTTTGAATGATATAGCAAATAATATTGTATAAAGGATTTAGCTTAATATTTAAACTAAAATATGTTCGGGGAAACAAAAAACGGAACACATTCGGAACTTCTTGACGTAAAAGACTGGCAATGTCGGAAGTTTTGGGAGCTGCAAGCATGCGGATTTATAATGAATCTTAAAATAATAAACTGTGAAATCATCGGCAGAATTTAATCAATGTTGCGAAAATGTCGGAGGCTAGCCTCCGAGATGGATAGCAGGGTTGTATTCTAATTATTCCCGTTGTAGGAAACTCGGGGGCTTGCCCCCGAGAGATTTATAGATTAAAAAATAGAGATAATCTTTATGCTTGATTTTTTCAAACAATCCTATTCCTCCAATATTCCAAAATTCTATGTCGCAATTTTTTTTGATGCGATGTGGTTTGCGGGTCCGGTTTGGATACTTTATTTTCTCAGTATCGGGCTTAATTTTGAGCAAATAGGGATTTTGGTCGGTATCTCGTTCATTGTACAGGCATTTTTTGAGATTCCTTCCAGTGTTTGGGCTGATCGCTATTCACGAAAGAATATATTGATAATCGGGATGTCTTTTTGGTTTGTTGCTCAAATAATATTTTTGTCTGCAAATTCATTTTATTTTTTTATTTTTGCGGCTATCTTTCAGGGGCTTTCAAATTCATTTTTTTCAGGTACTGAGTCGGCGATAGTTTACGACACCTTGCTGAACATGGGAAGGGAAAAAGAGTATGGCAAGATCCAGTCCAAAATTCATAGTATTTTCTTTTTAGGCAGAATAATTATTTCAATAGGCGGTGTTCTGGCCTACTCCTATGATAAAAAACTTCCCTTTCTTCTCTCGGTTATCACCAGCCTGATCGCGGTTTTTATTTTTTCATTGATCAAGGAGCCGAGGTTCCATAAATCGTCAGGTACGCATTTTGGCCAAATGAAGGAAGGTTTTGGATTTTTATTGGCCAATGAAAAGGTTTGGCTGATAGTTCTCGTTTTTTCTTTATTGCAAGCTGCCGCTAATATTCTTTATAATTATTATCAGCCGGTATTTGACTTGGCCGGTTTGCCAATTGCATATTTCGCTGTTGTTTATCTGGGAATCAATATTGCGAGCTATATCGGTTCAATGAGCTATTCCAAGCTGGCCAATAAATTAAGT from Candidatus Paceibacterota bacterium includes:
- a CDS encoding DUF4202 family protein, translating into MKLYNKADKFVERAFGKNGMKHFRRTVFWVKKLHPEADEAMLIAAISHDLERAFRKDGAGNPRDSEKGFLDGEHLKIHQKEGAKIIFDFLVEEGADSALANRVRELVEAHEVGGDKEQNILKDADSISFFENNAGHFIEKKARELGKEKVKEKFDWMFDRITSKKAKEISERWYERAIKELGY
- a CDS encoding geranylgeranyl reductase family protein — protein: MESFEVVIIGAGPAGLSAAKKLAEAGKKVLLLEKNSVIGPKVCAGGFPSSVIGEFGLPKELWDLETYEMTFHTPLQEKTFKLGGPFYTVDRARLGAWQLEKLKGTSVQVRTDAKVTKVEKDHVMINGSEKIPYEHLIGADGANSVVRKYLGIKTENFSVAMQYIIPSDEYKKVEIYFDQRLISLGYVWIFPHKGYVSIGCGTEPRYYSTKKVAAGFEKWIKQNNIDTSKAKFEAFTINYDYRGHKFGNIYLAGDAAGLAAGLTGGGVYQALVSGEEVSRSICEKDYVSQRMPGVLKLNKKQNDALRFLEITRPILGLEMELFMLIIRNKWLGEKFINKIM
- a CDS encoding DMT family transporter; this encodes MGVFFAFIALFSWGIGDFLIQRSTRAFGNYVAIFYITAFGSVVFFPFAYRSIPSLLSFGSDFMLLMFTSVVILFASLLDLQALKMGKISVVEPIFALEIPVTALLASFVIGESISVLQASLIIIILFGIILVSTKRSDDLKIRIEKGVMYAIFATFLMGSVDFLFGVSSREMDPFLVNWFTSVLLAFFTLFYLILRSRTNELVRCWKTEKKLIFGIGFFDNLAWISYSYSMLYVPIAIATSISQSYLVIVASLGIILNKEKLKRHQYLGLAVTISGAIVLAYITGE
- a CDS encoding RNA-binding protein translates to MQKKLYVGGLAYSTTEDTLKNTFAEAGTVETATIIIDKMSGRSKGFGFVEMSTEEEAQKAIEMFNGKELDGRTLTVNEARPMAPRPARGGFGGGNHGGRGFGGGNRF
- a CDS encoding trypsin-like peptidase domain-containing protein, producing MIITDKKIVFLVLALVAINLAAWASFSYNAYTQNRNLQNISERLRALENSAPGTGQNSISKEQFDALVERSKESGQQVDGLLKAYAGLQDKSLETVKQEIAKQKSQDEMLTEAVAEITPSVVSIVVTKDVPKLEVVYVNPFGDDPFFNDVDMRVPRYIQKGTEEKKVGAGTGFLISDDGYIATNRHVVNDSEAKYTVLLSDGTQKAAAITYIDDEIDLAIVKVDGVKYPHVALGDSDTLKLGQTVFAVGNALGKYNNSVSTGIISGLNRDIQASGSGGSESLKGVIQTDAAINPGNSGGPLVTLEGEVIGVNVATVVGSSNISFSIPVNTIKSIISSTVK
- a CDS encoding phosphoribosyltransferase family protein; translation: MRETRKERQEISGGEADAMAIVLDRMMKEDKFVPDFITGISRGAYHLVAKINSMTSKWAKIGYFNIGDDKADPNKKVIKSSSFDHDETLSGIRILVCEDDLRSGLSFIAVREYLEKKGAEVRTMSFFSHPFSKAAPDYIFKKNIEYEVWFPWDNLKQLAKSKSP
- a CDS encoding aspartate/glutamate racemase family protein, yielding MKTNIGTLKTIGIIGGMSWESTNEYTRIMNELVKQKLGGLSSAKIIVEYVNFAEIAALQQQNRWEDLASIMTRIAQKLEMAGAECIVIATNTMHKVADEVQSSISIPLIHIADALAEEIKKKKMKKVALLGTRVTMEEYFYKGRLAKNHGIEVMIPSVFERAFIDRVIFKELCQGKFDRNYRITINNLIGRLGNEGAEGIILGCTELPLLITQKELDEQLGWAIPLFDTTTIHATAAIDFALRNTLRSASQ
- a CDS encoding histidine phosphatase family protein; this encodes MITVYVVRHGEAEGNAKKKLMGQSDPSLTAIGKKDAYMLGERLRSVKFDKVYTSDLERAWATTDIIAKILNLSLEPIKTEKLREIDTGDCCGMDLECFFREYPESKNSADFCFPKGESYREFFCRIANFLKSLAKDYDDEIILIVAHEGVIKAIEYYFGYLEFRNHQKTKISHEYVRKFVVDGGNPAE
- a CDS encoding alpha/beta fold hydrolase; protein product: MKIKIKNIFGENLDVLIEGNKNSERVLIFIHGFGSDKNEGFASFLDLSGYFKDDFLTIRFDLSGYGKSEGEEYEFQFHKAAGDVDSVIRYARKKYRGKELNIIAHSLGAFVVCILSPYMIRRTIFTSIPNSNSKFIIRELQKRIKAKGGKINENGLSVYPRTSGVVQLIGKDFWKTLRSFDPVESIKELSEKTELAIFKPKQDEVLRDKYFNEYKTIKNMKYVEIDGDHNFTKKEDRLNLFENISKFLL
- a CDS encoding flavodoxin family protein, with protein sequence MKILAISGSPRKKNVYGMIKTVCEAAGGDFEILNIADQSIHHCNDCRNCHKTYKCAINDDMQDIHKKIADADCIVLGSPTYFDNVSGPMKNFMDRCLPFYFSRGLEGKKAILLTSGNFEDQLEFDENGKCKWHKEEKESVERCLRSMEYFCKIMGISIVGKIYALHDDWEIKESELICMGKRLL
- a CDS encoding YerC/YecD family TrpR-related protein codes for the protein MSRVNPRILDSKVKMKYLDLLWTSIAQLETKEEVKKFFKDLLSESEAIMLARRIEIAKRLIDGQSYDEIAGDLKVGTDTISRVQQWLISGFGGYEKAIDGFNKELGNRIGRIKNINEEIPYSFTWIKKKYPLHFLLFNLLSGDSHASKRAKR
- a CDS encoding MFS transporter; the encoded protein is MLDFFKQSYSSNIPKFYVAIFFDAMWFAGPVWILYFLSIGLNFEQIGILVGISFIVQAFFEIPSSVWADRYSRKNILIIGMSFWFVAQIIFLSANSFYFFIFAAIFQGLSNSFFSGTESAIVYDTLLNMGREKEYGKIQSKIHSIFFLGRIIISIGGVLAYSYDKKLPFLLSVITSLIAVFIFSLIKEPRFHKSSGTHFGQMKEGFGFLLANEKVWLIVLVFSLLQAAANILYNYYQPVFDLAGLPIAYFAVVYLGINIASYIGSMSYSKLANKLSFNKILAIYLLIAFLVSLAFAFGKLIFILPLVLFLSFCFGSFDVYITSLINKVVPSSHRATTISIQSLINTVMMSFLLIIVGRISNEYSIFWGMIFNAGVILFACVAFLYVKINNSKLNK